A part of Aquaspirillum sp. LM1 genomic DNA contains:
- a CDS encoding LutB/LldF family L-lactate oxidation iron-sulfur protein codes for MSTHPITVHPARGFKANSHDAVNNPHLRQSFRGAMDFLMAKRAAQFPDHDELEALRTLGETVRQRCLAKLPQLLETLETRLTANGVQVHWAETPEEANAIIHGLIAARQGTLAVKGKSMVSEETELNHYLEAHGVQAVESDMGEYIVQLAGEKPSHIIMPAIHKTKAQIAKLFHDNIPAAPYTEDVDALIQLGRNALRGMYLKADVGISGVNFAVAETGTLCLVENEGNGRMCTTVPDMHIAITGIEKVVEKLSDVVPLYSILPRSATGQAITTYFNMISRPRQPGELDGPREVHLVLLDNGRSQAYADEQLRKTLQCIRCGACMNHCPVYSRIGGHAYGTVYPGPIGKIISPHMLGLSDTQDLPTASSLCGACGEVCPVRIPIPEMLMRLREEAARDPEEKVPHPLAGQGAAYTPQQARVWALWRTLYSRPTLYRAFSWLATRLRGLTPRRQLGWTEHRTPLTPAPKSLHELVRERQSRR; via the coding sequence ATGAGCACCCATCCGATTACCGTACACCCGGCGCGCGGCTTCAAGGCCAATAGTCACGACGCGGTGAATAACCCGCATCTGCGCCAGAGCTTTCGCGGCGCGATGGACTTCCTGATGGCCAAGCGCGCCGCGCAGTTTCCCGACCATGACGAGCTGGAAGCGCTGCGCACCCTGGGCGAAACCGTGCGCCAGCGCTGCCTGGCCAAGCTGCCGCAACTGCTGGAAACCCTGGAAACCCGGCTGACCGCCAATGGCGTGCAGGTACACTGGGCAGAAACCCCAGAAGAAGCCAACGCCATCATCCATGGCCTGATTGCCGCCCGCCAGGGCACGCTGGCAGTCAAGGGCAAGTCGATGGTCAGCGAGGAAACCGAGCTCAACCACTACCTGGAAGCGCACGGCGTGCAGGCGGTGGAAAGCGATATGGGCGAGTACATCGTCCAGCTGGCTGGCGAAAAGCCCAGCCATATCATCATGCCGGCGATTCACAAGACCAAGGCGCAGATCGCCAAGCTGTTTCACGACAATATTCCTGCGGCACCGTACACCGAGGACGTGGACGCGCTTATCCAGCTGGGCCGCAATGCGCTGCGCGGCATGTATCTGAAGGCCGATGTGGGGATTTCCGGGGTGAACTTTGCCGTGGCGGAAACCGGCACGCTGTGTCTGGTGGAAAACGAAGGCAATGGTCGCATGTGCACCACCGTGCCGGATATGCACATCGCCATCACCGGCATTGAAAAAGTGGTGGAAAAACTCAGCGACGTGGTGCCGCTGTATTCCATCCTGCCGCGCTCGGCCACCGGCCAGGCTATCACCACCTATTTCAATATGATCTCGCGCCCGCGCCAGCCGGGTGAGCTAGACGGCCCGCGCGAGGTGCATCTGGTGCTGCTGGACAATGGCCGCTCGCAAGCTTACGCCGACGAACAGCTGCGCAAAACGCTGCAATGCATCCGCTGCGGCGCGTGCATGAACCACTGCCCGGTGTACAGCCGCATCGGCGGCCACGCCTACGGCACGGTCTACCCCGGCCCGATTGGCAAGATCATCTCGCCACACATGCTTGGCCTGAGCGATACCCAGGATTTGCCCACGGCTTCCAGTTTGTGCGGGGCCTGCGGTGAGGTGTGCCCGGTGCGTATTCCCATCCCGGAAATGCTGATGCGCCTGCGCGAAGAAGCCGCGCGTGACCCTGAAGAAAAAGTGCCGCATCCGCTGGCCGGTCAGGGCGCGGCGTATACGCCACAACAGGCTCGGGTATGGGCGCTGTGGCGCACGCTGTACAGCCGCCCGACGCTGTATCGCGCCTTCAGCTGGCTGGCCACCCGCCTGCGTGGGTTGACCCCACGCCGACAACTGGGCTGGACCGAACACCGCACGCCGCTGACCCCGGCACCGAAATCCCTGCATGAGCTGGTGCGCGAGCGCCAGTCGCGTCGCTGA
- a CDS encoding lactate utilization protein gives MSARDRILGKLRAAPVQTPVEPDVAGYYARHTLHTPLLARLQHFSLMMRAVHTELIFTRADSWPQALAQRAAQAGWQHVLLAPNTVHGARAAQALQGLATPPQLKAYDRPIDDWKAELFNEVDAAFTTTRAGIAETGTLIVWPDAHEPRAMSLVPPVHIALFDASRLYENFYQAISQEGWANGLPTNSLLISGPSKTADIQQTLAYGAHGPRELIVLVVTPDDIDLAELEAAQ, from the coding sequence ATGAGCGCGCGCGACCGCATTCTGGGCAAGCTGCGTGCTGCGCCCGTTCAAACCCCGGTAGAGCCGGACGTGGCGGGCTATTACGCCCGGCACACCCTGCATACCCCGCTGCTGGCGCGCCTGCAGCACTTCAGCCTGATGATGCGCGCGGTGCACACCGAGCTGATTTTTACCCGCGCCGACAGCTGGCCGCAGGCGCTGGCCCAGCGTGCTGCCCAGGCCGGCTGGCAGCATGTGCTGCTGGCACCGAACACCGTGCATGGCGCACGCGCCGCCCAGGCCTTGCAGGGTCTGGCCACGCCGCCGCAACTGAAAGCCTACGACCGGCCCATCGACGACTGGAAAGCCGAGCTGTTCAACGAGGTGGACGCCGCCTTTACCACCACCCGCGCCGGCATTGCCGAAACCGGCACGCTGATTGTCTGGCCGGATGCGCACGAGCCACGCGCCATGAGCCTGGTGCCGCCGGTGCATATCGCCCTGTTTGATGCCAGCCGCCTGTACGAAAACTTTTACCAGGCCATCAGCCAGGAAGGCTGGGCCAACGGCTTGCCGACCAACAGCCTGCTGATTTCCGGGCCGTCCAAAACCGCCGACATCCAGCAAACACTGGCCTACGGCGCGCACGGCCCGCGCGAGCTGATTGTGCTGGTGGTGACGCCTGACGACATCGACCTTGCCGAACTGGAGGCCGCGCAATGA
- a CDS encoding GntR family transcriptional regulator yields the protein MAAHKMPVQRVNVPKLSDAIMHQLESMILEGSLKPGDRLPPERQLAEQLGVSRPSLREAIQRLAARGMLLSRQGGGTYVTDQLEAAFSDPWQQLLMEHPNLHRDVLEFRRTLEGAVAECAARRATEPDRERLAMLMDELEAAYAGNDLLALSRMDVTFHQAIADAAHNVLFAHLSSSLLAMLKTHVRDNIANLFDVAPVSGQLLAQHRAIWQAIHERNPQAARAAAEAHIDFVDQTLNVIRVEHEREERAMRRAQAVEKG from the coding sequence ATGGCCGCACATAAAATGCCCGTTCAGCGCGTTAACGTGCCCAAACTTTCCGACGCCATCATGCACCAGCTGGAGAGCATGATCCTGGAAGGCTCGCTCAAACCCGGCGACCGTCTGCCACCGGAACGTCAGCTGGCCGAACAACTGGGCGTGTCGCGCCCCTCGCTGCGCGAAGCCATTCAGCGTCTGGCCGCGCGCGGCATGCTGCTCAGCCGCCAGGGGGGCGGCACCTATGTCACTGACCAGCTGGAAGCGGCATTTTCCGACCCCTGGCAGCAACTGCTGATGGAACACCCCAACCTGCACCGCGATGTGCTGGAATTTCGCCGCACGCTGGAAGGTGCCGTGGCCGAATGCGCCGCGCGGCGCGCCACCGAGCCCGACCGCGAACGGCTGGCCATGCTGATGGATGAACTGGAAGCCGCCTACGCCGGCAACGACTTGCTGGCGCTGTCGCGCATGGACGTGACCTTTCACCAGGCCATTGCCGACGCCGCGCACAATGTGCTGTTCGCTCATTTGTCGTCCAGCCTGCTGGCCATGCTGAAAACCCATGTGCGCGACAATATCGCCAACCTGTTTGACGTTGCCCCGGTGTCTGGCCAGTTGCTGGCCCAGCACCGCGCCATCTGGCAGGCCATCCACGAACGCAACCCGCAGGCCGCCCGCGCTGCCGCCGAGGCTCATATTGATTTTGTAGACCAAACGCTGAATGTGATCCGGGTGGAACACGAACGGGAAGAACGCGCCATGCGCCGGGCGCAGGCGGTGGAGAAGGGGTAA
- a CDS encoding FAD-binding and (Fe-S)-binding domain-containing protein has protein sequence MNLPAHYQAFHAALAAHIDPARLITDPTRTLAYGTDASFYRLVPKIVAQVNSESEIAALLALAHQHRVAVTFRAAGTSLSGQAVTDSVLVTLGTGWTGQDVLDDGARIRLQPGVIGQHANNTLAPLGRKIGPDPASIATARIGGMAANNSSGMCCGTAQNSYHTLSALRVMLADGTVLDTADAASVTAFRASHAPLLDGLSALAARIHGNPALAEKIRHKYRLKNTTGYGINALLDFTDPVDMLSHVMIGSEGTLGFISSITFDTVPDYPHKASCLVLFDQLDPCCRAVTALKADAPVEAVELIDSRGIRAVQNKAGLPDFLYGDIGPSAAALLIETRAPSAEALAEQMAVIDACVAGFAPAANSGFSTDSQVCETYWAVRKGLFPAVGAVRPVGTTVVIEDVAFPVEALAEGVRRLTALFDQYQYREALIFGHALEGNLHFVFTPSFDTSAEVKRYNDFMEAVSELVAVEFGGSLKAEHGTGRNVAPFVELEWGSDAYAIMRDIKTLFDPHGVLNPDVIITDNDQLHLENLKAMPAADPLVDRCIECGFCEPACPSNGLSLTPRQRIVLWRRINHLQRSGDASAELANHQRQYRYLGIDTCAATGMCATRCPVGINTGTLMKQLKGASPRPDAARWAAGHMRLLTAGARLGLGVRASAQKLLGKPAVQSLNRGLHHTFKSIPIVPLGAPGPARRLPTPLAQGEPVVYFVSCVNRTLAEGRDGVASVAEHTLSLFAKAGFAARYPDNLDALCCGQPFDSKNATDAAELASSQTALALLAASDNGRIPVYIDNGPCAERLITAQREGRVDARLKLYDAASFLSEFIAPRLTFTQQLAQLALHVPCSASKLGVGGKLTALARRCTKQLSVPDIACCGFAGDKGFTTPELNANSLQRLQLPAGCTHGVSMSRTCQIGLTTHTGVDYQSIEALLDACTASNQAVLPP, from the coding sequence ATGAATTTACCTGCCCACTATCAGGCGTTTCATGCTGCGCTGGCGGCGCATATCGACCCGGCGCGGCTGATCACCGACCCCACCCGCACCCTGGCCTATGGTACCGACGCCAGCTTTTACCGGCTGGTGCCCAAGATCGTTGCCCAGGTGAATAGCGAAAGCGAAATTGCCGCCCTGCTGGCGCTGGCCCACCAGCACCGCGTGGCGGTGACCTTCCGCGCCGCCGGCACCAGCTTGTCGGGTCAGGCGGTGACCGATTCGGTGCTGGTCACCCTGGGCACTGGCTGGACCGGCCAGGACGTGCTGGACGACGGCGCACGCATCCGCCTGCAACCGGGGGTGATTGGCCAGCACGCCAATAACACCCTGGCCCCGCTGGGCCGCAAGATCGGCCCGGATCCAGCCTCGATTGCCACCGCGCGCATTGGCGGCATGGCAGCCAATAATTCCTCGGGCATGTGCTGCGGCACTGCGCAAAACAGCTACCACACGCTGTCGGCGCTGCGGGTGATGCTGGCCGACGGCACGGTGCTGGACACTGCCGACGCTGCCAGCGTCACGGCGTTTCGCGCCAGCCACGCCCCCCTGCTGGATGGCCTGTCGGCGCTGGCGGCGCGTATTCATGGCAACCCGGCGCTGGCGGAAAAAATCCGCCACAAATACCGGCTGAAAAACACCACCGGCTACGGCATCAACGCCCTGCTGGACTTCACCGACCCGGTGGACATGCTCAGCCATGTGATGATCGGCTCGGAAGGCACGCTGGGTTTTATCAGCAGCATCACCTTCGACACCGTGCCGGATTACCCGCACAAGGCCTCTTGCCTGGTGCTGTTTGACCAGCTCGACCCGTGCTGCCGCGCGGTGACCGCGCTGAAGGCCGACGCACCGGTGGAAGCGGTGGAGCTGATCGACAGCCGGGGCATCCGCGCCGTGCAAAACAAAGCCGGCCTGCCGGATTTTCTGTATGGCGACATCGGCCCGTCTGCGGCGGCGCTACTGATTGAAACCCGCGCGCCCAGCGCCGAAGCGCTGGCCGAACAAATGGCGGTGATCGACGCCTGCGTGGCCGGTTTTGCCCCGGCGGCCAATAGTGGTTTCTCCACCGACAGCCAGGTGTGTGAAACCTACTGGGCGGTGCGCAAGGGCCTGTTCCCGGCGGTGGGCGCGGTGCGCCCGGTGGGCACCACGGTGGTGATTGAGGACGTGGCCTTCCCGGTGGAGGCACTGGCCGAAGGCGTGCGCCGGCTGACTGCGCTGTTTGACCAATACCAGTACCGCGAGGCGCTGATTTTTGGCCACGCGCTGGAAGGCAATCTGCACTTTGTGTTCACCCCGAGCTTTGACACCAGCGCCGAGGTGAAACGCTACAACGATTTCATGGAAGCCGTCAGCGAGCTGGTGGCGGTGGAGTTTGGCGGCTCGCTCAAGGCCGAGCACGGCACGGGCCGCAATGTGGCCCCGTTTGTCGAGCTGGAATGGGGCAGCGACGCCTACGCCATCATGCGCGACATCAAAACGCTGTTCGATCCGCACGGTGTGCTCAACCCGGACGTGATCATCACCGACAACGACCAACTGCACCTGGAAAACCTCAAGGCCATGCCGGCGGCGGATCCGCTGGTGGACCGCTGCATCGAGTGCGGCTTTTGCGAGCCAGCCTGCCCGTCCAACGGCCTGAGCCTGACCCCGCGCCAGCGCATTGTGCTGTGGCGGCGCATCAACCACCTGCAACGCAGCGGCGACGCCTCTGCCGAGCTGGCCAATCATCAGCGCCAGTATCGCTATCTGGGCATCGACACCTGCGCCGCCACCGGCATGTGCGCCACCCGCTGCCCGGTGGGCATCAACACCGGCACGCTGATGAAGCAGCTCAAGGGTGCCAGTCCGCGCCCGGATGCGGCGCGCTGGGCTGCCGGCCATATGCGCCTGCTTACCGCCGGCGCGCGGCTGGGCCTGGGCGTGCGCGCCAGCGCACAAAAGCTGCTGGGCAAGCCGGCGGTGCAATCGCTGAACCGTGGCCTGCACCACACCTTTAAATCCATTCCCATCGTGCCGCTGGGCGCGCCTGGCCCGGCGCGTCGCCTGCCCACGCCGCTGGCACAGGGCGAGCCGGTGGTGTACTTCGTCAGCTGCGTCAACCGCACCCTGGCCGAAGGCCGCGACGGCGTGGCCAGCGTGGCGGAACACACCTTGAGCCTGTTTGCCAAGGCCGGCTTTGCCGCCCGCTACCCGGACAATCTGGACGCACTGTGCTGCGGCCAGCCGTTTGACTCAAAAAACGCCACGGATGCCGCCGAGCTGGCCAGCAGCCAGACCGCACTGGCGCTACTGGCCGCCAGCGACAATGGCCGCATCCCGGTGTACATCGACAACGGCCCCTGCGCCGAGCGGCTGATCACCGCCCAGCGCGAAGGCCGGGTGGACGCCCGGCTCAAGCTATACGACGCCGCCAGCTTTTTGAGTGAATTCATCGCCCCACGGCTGACTTTTACCCAGCAATTGGCGCAGTTGGCCCTGCATGTGCCGTGCAGCGCCAGCAAGCTGGGCGTGGGCGGCAAGCTCACTGCGCTGGCGCGCCGCTGCACCAAACAGCTGAGCGTGCCAGACATCGCCTGCTGCGGCTTTGCCGGCGACAAGGGCTTTACCACCCCGGAACTGAACGCCAACAGCCTGCAGCGCCTGCAATTGCCGGCGGGCTGCACGCACGGCGTGTCGATGAGCCGCACCTGCCAGATTGGCCTGACCACGCATACCGGCGTGGATTACCAGAGTATCGAAGCCTTGCTCGACGCCTGTACCGCGTCAAACCAGGCTGTGTTGCCCCCCTGA
- a CDS encoding (Fe-S)-binding protein, which produces MPPSTAAASRPRDVYFFGTCLLDLFLPEAGLDAIALLEREGVRVHFPQGQSCCGQPAFTSGQSGEARTVARAQLGLFDQPWPIVVPSGSCGGMMKHHWPTLFAGEADAAQASEVASRVVEFADFLLNVLQIELRDQGAPAKVAVHTSCSARREMNTHVHGWALVDQLSQVERVVHDHESECCGFGGVFSLRHPDISGAMVSDKSTALQNSGAVEFVTADGGCLMNINGKLAHDGKAFRGKHLATFLLERTGGKA; this is translated from the coding sequence ATGCCCCCGTCCACCGCTGCCGCATCACGTCCCCGCGACGTGTATTTTTTTGGCACCTGCCTGCTTGACCTGTTCCTGCCTGAAGCCGGGCTGGACGCCATCGCCCTGCTGGAGCGCGAAGGGGTGCGGGTGCATTTTCCGCAGGGGCAAAGCTGCTGTGGCCAGCCGGCGTTCACCAGCGGCCAGTCGGGTGAAGCGCGCACGGTGGCGCGGGCGCAGCTGGGGCTGTTTGATCAGCCGTGGCCGATTGTGGTGCCATCTGGCTCCTGTGGCGGCATGATGAAACACCATTGGCCTACCCTGTTTGCTGGCGAAGCCGATGCCGCGCAGGCCAGTGAAGTGGCCAGCCGGGTGGTGGAATTTGCCGATTTTCTGCTGAATGTGCTGCAGATTGAACTGCGCGACCAGGGCGCGCCCGCCAAGGTGGCGGTGCATACGTCATGCTCGGCCCGGCGCGAGATGAACACCCATGTGCACGGCTGGGCGCTGGTAGACCAGTTGTCCCAGGTGGAGCGGGTGGTACACGACCACGAATCGGAATGCTGTGGCTTTGGCGGGGTGTTCTCGCTGCGCCACCCGGATATTTCCGGGGCGATGGTCAGCGACAAGAGCACCGCGCTGCAAAACAGCGGTGCGGTGGAATTTGTCACCGCCGATGGCGGCTGTCTGATGAATATCAACGGCAAGCTGGCCCACGATGGCAAGGCGTTTCGCGGCAAGCATCTGGCCACTTTTCTGCTGGAACGCACCGGAGGCAAGGCATGA
- a CDS encoding benzoate/H(+) symporter BenE family transporter, with protein MRALKVFLQDCSVSAVVTGLVAVMVSYAGPLVIVFQAAKSGQLTPEQLSSWLWAISIGSGVSGLWLSLRYRTPVITAWSTPGAALLVTSLAQYRYSDAIGAYVFSALLITLLGVTGLFSRLMARLPVAVVAAMLAGVLFRFGVGVFSSLAQGPALVLPILLVYLVARRTGARYAIMAALITGVLCAFFLNLLDFQGVSATLAEPQWTTPSFSLSAIIGLGIPLCFVTMASQNAPGIAVLRTAGYDVPVNPLVTVTGLASVLLAPFGAHGINLAAITAAICTGAESHPLLARRYVAGVSCALLYLLVGSFGATMASVFASLPGVLIASIAGLALFSALANGLGVALANESQREPALITFLVTASGISFFGIGAACWGLVFGVLADRLLFGKMTVRRADTQPD; from the coding sequence ATGCGCGCGCTGAAAGTTTTTTTGCAAGATTGTTCTGTTTCTGCTGTTGTGACAGGGCTGGTTGCGGTGATGGTATCTTATGCCGGCCCTTTAGTGATTGTATTTCAAGCAGCAAAAAGTGGGCAGTTGACGCCTGAGCAATTATCTTCTTGGCTGTGGGCCATTTCCATCGGGAGTGGCGTCAGTGGCTTATGGCTCAGCTTACGTTATCGAACCCCTGTTATTACCGCATGGTCTACCCCTGGTGCTGCTTTGCTGGTCACCAGCCTGGCACAGTATCGGTATTCTGATGCAATTGGCGCATATGTGTTTTCTGCACTGCTGATTACCCTGTTAGGTGTCACCGGGTTATTTTCACGGCTGATGGCTCGGTTGCCTGTCGCCGTGGTGGCGGCCATGCTGGCCGGGGTGCTGTTTCGTTTTGGTGTGGGGGTATTTTCTTCATTGGCGCAAGGACCTGCTTTGGTGCTCCCTATTTTGCTGGTTTACCTGGTGGCGCGACGAACAGGCGCACGCTACGCCATCATGGCGGCATTGATCACCGGCGTATTGTGTGCTTTTTTTCTGAACCTACTGGATTTTCAGGGCGTTTCTGCCACATTGGCTGAGCCGCAGTGGACCACACCCAGCTTCTCGCTCTCTGCCATTATTGGCCTGGGCATTCCGCTCTGTTTTGTGACCATGGCATCACAAAACGCCCCTGGAATTGCGGTATTGCGTACCGCTGGATATGACGTGCCTGTCAATCCTCTGGTGACCGTCACCGGGCTGGCTTCCGTGTTGCTGGCACCATTTGGTGCGCATGGCATCAACCTTGCGGCCATCACTGCCGCGATTTGCACGGGCGCAGAATCCCATCCGCTTTTGGCGCGCCGCTATGTGGCAGGCGTGTCATGTGCGTTACTCTATCTGTTGGTGGGGTCTTTTGGTGCCACCATGGCAAGCGTGTTTGCTTCCCTGCCAGGGGTCTTGATTGCGTCCATTGCTGGACTGGCGCTGTTTAGCGCCCTGGCCAATGGCTTGGGCGTGGCATTGGCTAATGAAAGCCAGCGCGAGCCTGCCTTAATCACCTTTTTAGTGACAGCCTCAGGTATTTCATTTTTTGGGATCGGTGCGGCTTGCTGGGGCCTGGTATTCGGTGTACTGGCCGATCGCCTACTGTTTGGAAAAATGACTGTACGCCGTGCTGACACTCAGCCAGATTGA
- a CDS encoding lactate permease LctP family transporter has product METWTQVYAPLGSLGLSALVASLPIIFFFIALAVLRMKGHVAGTITVAIALAIAVLVYQMPVDMAFAAAGYGFLYGLWPIAWIIVCSVFLYKVTVKTGQFDIIRASVLSITEDQRLQMLLVGFSFGAFLEGAAGFGAPVAITAALLVGLGFNPLYAAGLCLIANTAPVAFGAMGIPILVAGKVTGIDPFLIGKMAGHQLPLLSVIVPFWLVFMMDGFRGIRQTWPAILVAGLSFAVTQFFTASYVGPELPDITSALVSLICLTLFLKVWHPKENFRFANDGSTKGVCVARSGKSGSALGFTGGQVFKAWSPFIILTAMVTVWSLKPFKMLFDKGGPLAGLVFKWEVPHLHNLVIKAAPIVASAKPYEAIYKLDILSATGTAILISALISIALLRMKPAEAARTFAEVVLELKRPIYSIGMVLAFAFVANYSGLSSTLALVLAGTGALFPFFSPFLGWLGVFLTGSDTSSNALFCSLQATTAHQIGVSDTLLVAANTTGGVTGKMISPQSIAVACAAVGLVGKESDLFRFTVKHSLMFATMVGIITYIQAYYLTGMIPQ; this is encoded by the coding sequence ATGGAAACCTGGACGCAAGTTTATGCGCCGCTGGGCAGCCTGGGCCTGTCGGCACTGGTGGCCTCGCTGCCTATCATCTTTTTCTTTATCGCGCTGGCTGTGCTGCGCATGAAAGGCCATGTGGCCGGCACCATCACCGTGGCCATCGCCCTGGCGATTGCCGTGCTGGTGTACCAAATGCCGGTGGACATGGCGTTTGCCGCTGCGGGCTATGGCTTTTTGTATGGTCTGTGGCCAATTGCCTGGATCATTGTCTGCTCAGTGTTCCTGTACAAGGTCACGGTGAAAACCGGCCAGTTTGACATTATCCGCGCCTCGGTCTTGTCGATCACCGAAGACCAACGCCTGCAAATGCTGCTGGTGGGCTTTTCCTTCGGCGCTTTCCTGGAAGGCGCAGCTGGCTTTGGTGCCCCGGTGGCCATCACCGCCGCGCTGCTGGTCGGCCTGGGCTTTAACCCGCTGTACGCCGCTGGCCTGTGCCTGATTGCCAACACCGCCCCGGTGGCGTTTGGCGCGATGGGCATTCCCATTCTGGTGGCCGGCAAGGTGACCGGGATCGACCCGTTCCTGATTGGCAAGATGGCTGGCCATCAGCTGCCGCTGCTGTCGGTGATCGTGCCGTTCTGGCTGGTGTTCATGATGGACGGTTTCCGTGGCATCCGTCAGACCTGGCCGGCGATTCTGGTGGCTGGCCTGTCGTTTGCCGTGACCCAGTTCTTTACCGCCAGCTATGTCGGCCCGGAACTGCCGGACATCACCTCGGCGCTGGTCAGCCTGATCTGCCTGACCCTGTTCCTGAAGGTGTGGCACCCGAAAGAAAACTTCCGCTTTGCCAACGACGGCAGCACCAAGGGCGTGTGCGTGGCACGTAGCGGCAAATCCGGCAGCGCGCTGGGCTTTACCGGTGGCCAGGTGTTCAAGGCCTGGAGCCCGTTCATCATCCTGACCGCCATGGTGACGGTGTGGAGCCTGAAGCCGTTCAAGATGCTGTTCGACAAAGGCGGCCCGCTGGCTGGCCTGGTGTTCAAGTGGGAAGTGCCGCATCTGCATAACCTGGTGATCAAAGCCGCGCCGATTGTGGCCAGCGCCAAGCCGTACGAAGCCATCTACAAGCTGGACATCCTGTCGGCCACTGGCACCGCCATCCTGATCTCGGCGCTGATTTCCATTGCCCTGCTGCGCATGAAGCCGGCTGAAGCTGCCCGTACCTTTGCTGAAGTTGTGCTGGAGCTGAAGCGCCCGATCTACTCGATTGGCATGGTGCTGGCGTTTGCCTTTGTGGCCAACTACTCCGGCCTGTCGTCCACTCTGGCGCTGGTGCTGGCCGGTACGGGTGCGCTGTTCCCGTTCTTCTCACCGTTCCTGGGCTGGCTGGGCGTGTTCCTGACCGGTTCCGACACCTCGTCCAATGCGCTGTTCTGCTCGTTGCAAGCCACCACCGCGCACCAGATTGGCGTGTCCGATACCCTGCTGGTGGCGGCCAACACCACCGGCGGCGTCACCGGCAAGATGATCTCGCCGCAGTCCATCGCCGTGGCCTGCGCCGCCGTGGGCCTGGTGGGCAAGGAATCCGACCTGTTCCGCTTCACCGTCAAGCACAGCCTGATGTTTGCCACCATGGTCGGCATCATCACCTATATCCAGGCCTACTACCTGACCGGGATGATTCCACAGTAA